A portion of the Sphaerochaeta pleomorpha str. Grapes genome contains these proteins:
- a CDS encoding DUF4180 domain-containing protein: protein MVPIGNAILGVLSWKPCTGYELKKLFETSSFMYWSGNNNQIYKTLLLLKKEGLVENEVIHQESSPLKKRYFITGAGTDALRKWLKSSPQAPEYRKSFLVQVAWSDSLSDQELDLMLSAYEEELTLHSVMEQEKMKRGLNNPRRNSREEYIWEAIAQNILDSYKKDLDWVREVRQQLREIPPAVEESLIHYVFGEADAKPYLEVFSASPPMGTTEDIIRLLGLCSERKTHLLLLHESALAETFFHLSSKVAGNMLQKLANYTMKTALIVSSSDRYQGKFWEMALEANRSGQFRIFEQKEDAITWLTSPR from the coding sequence ATGGTTCCAATAGGAAATGCAATCCTGGGGGTTTTGAGCTGGAAACCTTGTACAGGTTATGAACTGAAAAAGCTATTTGAAACCTCGTCATTCATGTATTGGTCTGGAAATAATAACCAGATCTATAAGACTTTGTTATTGCTCAAGAAAGAAGGACTTGTAGAGAATGAGGTAATCCACCAGGAAAGCTCACCCTTGAAAAAACGATATTTTATTACAGGGGCCGGTACAGATGCCTTGAGAAAATGGTTGAAATCTTCTCCTCAGGCTCCTGAATATCGAAAATCCTTCCTTGTGCAGGTAGCCTGGTCTGATTCTTTGTCTGACCAAGAGTTGGACCTGATGCTGTCAGCCTATGAAGAGGAATTGACCTTGCATTCAGTCATGGAACAGGAAAAAATGAAACGTGGCCTAAACAATCCCCGAAGAAATTCCCGTGAAGAGTATATCTGGGAAGCTATAGCCCAGAATATCCTCGATTCTTACAAGAAGGATTTGGATTGGGTGAGAGAGGTGAGGCAACAACTTCGTGAAATTCCTCCCGCTGTCGAGGAATCCCTTATTCACTATGTCTTCGGGGAAGCCGATGCAAAGCCGTATCTGGAAGTCTTTTCGGCTTCTCCCCCGATGGGGACAACAGAAGATATCATTAGGTTGCTTGGTCTCTGCAGCGAACGTAAAACCCATCTGCTTTTGTTGCATGAATCAGCGTTGGCAGAGACGTTTTTCCATCTCTCTTCCAAGGTAGCTGGCAATATGCTACAGAAACTTGCCAACTATACTATGAAAACGGCATTGATTGTTTCTTCTTCAGACCGTTACCAAGGCAAGTTCTGGGAAATGGCGTTAGAGGCAAACCGTAGCGGTCAATTCAGGATTTTTGAGCAGAAAGAAGATGCCATAACCTGGCTTACTTCTCCTAGATGA
- a CDS encoding MFS transporter, which produces MNRYGRNIGLNYLFTALSTLNLTHGIWMIYLALKGFSLVELGILEGIYHVTSFLMEVPTGVIADLWGRKLSRILGRIAAVLSVAIMFFSSGFLLQALGFILTALGNNLESGAGDALVYDSLLLDEKQDIYIQVAGKQELCYQIAAIASFLLGGYLAVHSYKWVFSLTMGFYVLGACLALLFIEPEIERVTTKNLEASLSKKIGLSMQSQMKESFLLLKSRKRIAFFIVFSESLFCFLTVLFFYLQNFWVSGGKTEFQIGIVFAANALVAGLTALFAGKIERKIGERGVLTSMPLLLIICLWGVALGTYQEFFYVLTGCIEGILIASIGTYLNRLIPSAQRATILSLQSMAFSFFMILIFPIAGAIGDHWSLQLAFLLMAILATLLCVAYLWAFKPYTIQKQGIALE; this is translated from the coding sequence ATGAACCGCTATGGGCGAAACATTGGATTGAATTATCTGTTTACCGCATTGTCTACCTTGAACCTGACCCATGGGATATGGATGATTTACCTTGCACTCAAAGGTTTCTCTTTGGTCGAGCTCGGAATACTGGAAGGAATTTACCATGTTACCAGCTTTCTTATGGAAGTCCCAACAGGAGTCATTGCAGACCTCTGGGGAAGAAAACTAAGTCGGATACTGGGAAGGATTGCAGCAGTACTGAGTGTCGCTATCATGTTTTTCTCTTCTGGTTTTCTCTTGCAAGCCTTGGGTTTCATCCTGACAGCCCTAGGCAACAACCTGGAGTCGGGAGCAGGAGACGCCCTGGTCTATGATTCCTTGCTACTCGATGAGAAGCAGGATATCTATATCCAGGTAGCCGGTAAGCAGGAATTATGCTACCAGATAGCCGCTATTGCCAGTTTTCTTCTGGGAGGATACCTTGCCGTCCACTCCTACAAGTGGGTTTTCTCCCTGACCATGGGTTTCTATGTCCTTGGAGCCTGCCTTGCCCTGTTGTTCATCGAACCGGAAATTGAAAGGGTTACGACAAAAAATCTCGAAGCAAGCCTTTCGAAAAAAATCGGGTTGTCGATGCAGAGCCAAATGAAAGAAAGTTTCCTGCTTCTCAAAAGCCGTAAACGGATTGCTTTTTTTATTGTGTTTTCCGAATCGTTATTCTGTTTCCTTACTGTCTTGTTCTTTTATCTGCAGAATTTCTGGGTGTCCGGCGGGAAAACAGAATTCCAGATAGGAATCGTGTTTGCTGCCAACGCACTCGTAGCAGGCCTTACGGCCCTCTTTGCGGGTAAAATTGAGCGGAAGATAGGAGAAAGGGGCGTTCTGACCTCCATGCCTCTGCTTCTGATCATATGCCTCTGGGGGGTCGCGCTAGGTACCTACCAGGAATTCTTTTATGTCCTTACCGGCTGTATCGAGGGAATTCTCATTGCCTCCATCGGGACCTATCTGAATCGGCTTATCCCCAGTGCCCAGAGGGCAACGATATTGTCACTGCAGAGTATGGCTTTCAGTTTTTTTATGATCCTTATATTTCCCATTGCAGGGGCTATCGGTGACCATTGGTCCCTGCAGCTTGCTTTCCTGCTCATGGCAATTCTTGCAACACTTCTCTGTGTCGCCTACCTGTGGGCCTTCAAGCCCTATACCATACAGAAACAAGGGATTGCCTTGGAGTAA
- a CDS encoding nitroreductase family protein, whose translation MNNQTDFLSAIETRKSRRSYTTEPIAPAKIAYLQKKIQKFNMEGGLSLAWLENGGKAFTALKSYGMFKNVESIIILKGSRSTSDLFERIGYYGELLVLEATALELGSCWIAGTYDKKSDLFPLENDEELVSILSIGNVPPEQTLKEKFVYRTIRRKSIPLEKLYTAESEVPQWFISGMKAVQKAPSAINSQRVRFHYSETGVTASVPGTRTTDPIDLGIAKLHFALAAEGNFSFGNEAVFIK comes from the coding sequence ATGAACAACCAAACAGACTTTCTTTCTGCAATCGAAACCCGTAAATCGAGACGCTCCTACACGACAGAACCGATCGCTCCCGCAAAAATTGCATATCTTCAGAAAAAAATCCAGAAATTCAACATGGAAGGTGGTTTGTCGTTGGCCTGGCTCGAGAATGGAGGCAAGGCCTTTACTGCTTTGAAAAGCTACGGTATGTTTAAAAATGTCGAATCGATAATTATATTGAAAGGCTCACGCTCAACTTCTGATTTGTTCGAGCGTATCGGGTATTATGGGGAGCTTTTGGTACTGGAAGCAACTGCCTTGGAATTGGGGTCCTGCTGGATTGCAGGAACCTACGATAAGAAAAGCGACCTTTTCCCCCTTGAAAACGATGAAGAGCTAGTTTCTATACTTTCCATAGGCAATGTTCCGCCAGAACAGACCCTGAAGGAAAAATTCGTGTACCGTACCATAAGAAGAAAATCCATTCCCCTGGAAAAGCTATATACAGCCGAGAGTGAGGTGCCTCAATGGTTCATTTCAGGGATGAAGGCTGTACAGAAAGCCCCCTCGGCAATAAATAGCCAGCGTGTCCGTTTCCATTACTCCGAGACCGGGGTAACAGCCTCGGTTCCAGGAACTAGGACTACTGATCCTATCGATCTGGGGATTGCCAAATTGCACTTTGCGCTGGCAGCAGAAGGAAACTTTTCTTTTGGGAATGAGGCCGTATTTATTAAATAG
- a CDS encoding O-acetylhomoserine aminocarboxypropyltransferase/cysteine synthase family protein encodes MSNSKNLHFETLQVHVGQEQADSATDSRAVPIYQTTSYVFRDCAHAEARFNLSDSGNIYGRLTNSTQEVFEKRIAALEGGIAALAVASGAAAVYYTFLNLAQNGDHFVSAKTIYGGTYNLLAHTLPEFGITTTFVDADEQGSFERAIRPNTKALFIETIGNPNATLIDIAAVAAVAHRHNIPLVVDNTFATPYLVRPIAFGADIVVHSATKFIGGHGTAIGGVIIDSGKFDWESSGKFESLTKPNPSYHGFCFTKTAGAAAWITKARAVLLRDTGATIAPLHAFLFLQGLETLSLRVERHVENALKVVAYLCEHPKVESVKHPCLPGNRHHKLYNEYFPKGGISIFTFTVKGGEKEAKAFIDHLQIFSLLANVADAKSLVIHPASTTHAQLNQEELQQQGIQGNTIRFSIGIEHVDDIISDLDQAFAAI; translated from the coding sequence ATGAGCAATAGTAAAAATCTCCATTTCGAGACACTTCAGGTCCACGTCGGACAGGAACAGGCCGATAGTGCCACCGATTCCCGTGCCGTACCCATTTACCAGACCACTTCCTATGTGTTCAGAGACTGCGCACACGCCGAGGCGCGATTCAACCTCTCCGATTCGGGAAACATCTATGGGAGATTGACAAACAGCACCCAGGAAGTTTTCGAGAAACGTATCGCCGCCCTCGAAGGAGGGATTGCAGCGCTTGCTGTGGCTTCTGGGGCAGCTGCTGTTTATTATACATTTCTCAATCTTGCCCAAAACGGTGATCATTTTGTTTCAGCAAAAACCATTTACGGCGGAACGTACAACCTTTTAGCCCATACTCTTCCCGAATTCGGCATAACCACGACCTTCGTCGATGCAGATGAACAAGGCAGTTTTGAGAGGGCAATCAGGCCAAACACAAAAGCTCTCTTCATCGAGACCATCGGAAATCCAAATGCCACCCTCATCGATATAGCAGCAGTTGCAGCTGTTGCCCACCGGCACAATATTCCCTTGGTAGTCGATAATACCTTTGCCACACCGTACCTTGTTCGACCTATTGCATTCGGTGCAGATATCGTAGTCCACTCGGCAACAAAATTCATCGGGGGGCATGGGACTGCAATCGGGGGTGTCATCATCGACAGCGGGAAATTCGACTGGGAGTCGAGTGGCAAATTCGAGTCCCTTACGAAACCAAATCCCAGCTACCATGGGTTCTGTTTCACCAAGACTGCCGGCGCAGCTGCCTGGATTACGAAAGCAAGGGCGGTATTGCTCAGAGACACCGGAGCAACCATTGCCCCGTTGCATGCTTTTTTGTTCCTCCAAGGTCTGGAAACCCTTTCCCTACGGGTGGAAAGACATGTAGAGAATGCACTCAAGGTGGTTGCCTACCTCTGCGAGCATCCAAAAGTTGAGTCAGTTAAACATCCTTGTTTACCCGGAAACAGGCACCACAAACTTTATAACGAGTACTTTCCCAAGGGGGGAATTTCAATTTTCACCTTCACGGTGAAAGGAGGGGAGAAAGAAGCCAAGGCATTTATAGACCACCTTCAGATATTTTCGCTTCTGGCGAATGTTGCAGATGCAAAATCATTGGTAATCCATCCGGCCAGTACCACGCATGCTCAATTAAACCAGGAAGAATTGCAACAACAGGGAATCCAAGGCAATACGATCAGGTTCTCAATCGGGATTGAACATGTTGATGATATCATTTCTGATCTTGACCAGGCTTTCGCGGCAATCTAA
- a CDS encoding GNAT family N-acetyltransferase, which translates to MEKEFHSKIVDTADPDFLYLVTLLDRELDKSCQQAHQLCEQYNQLDAILVVVLIYQEKIPVACGAFKQFDSNTVEIKRVFVKEEYRGLGLSKLLLAELERIGKEEGYSFAVLETGKHLHSARGLYAHRNYRVIPNYGPYRQIESSICMKKELI; encoded by the coding sequence ATGGAAAAAGAATTTCATAGTAAGATTGTCGATACAGCAGATCCTGATTTCCTGTATCTGGTCACCCTTTTGGATAGGGAACTTGATAAGTCCTGCCAGCAAGCCCATCAACTTTGCGAGCAATACAACCAATTGGATGCAATTCTGGTAGTGGTACTTATCTATCAGGAGAAAATCCCTGTTGCCTGTGGAGCTTTCAAGCAATTCGATTCCAATACTGTGGAAATCAAACGGGTTTTCGTAAAAGAGGAATATCGAGGCCTAGGGCTGTCCAAGCTCCTGCTTGCAGAACTCGAACGGATTGGAAAAGAAGAGGGATATTCTTTCGCCGTCTTGGAGACGGGAAAACACTTGCACTCAGCCAGAGGTCTCTATGCCCATAGGAACTACAGGGTAATACCCAATTATGGCCCCTATAGGCAAATAGAGAGCAGTATCTGCATGAAGAAAGAACTCATCTAG
- a CDS encoding alpha/beta hydrolase yields the protein MILQGSFFSTYLEMETGLSIYLPNKALGSQAHKVIYLLHGLCGNNADWLNYTMLPVFAERYDAIFIMGEVGRSFYTDMQYGQKYFSYYAKELPQVVKNVFNISAKREDTFAIGASMGGYGALKLAFSNPGEYGGCAAFSPACLFLKEGLGIMENNTSEQNNQLFGKQLVQDFQAIFGQDFCSKPEFELTELAQRAFLKGESPSLYLSCGTEDSFLEENRRFNNVLHTMGSPCTFEERTGEHNWIFFNQALEKALEFFFPIQET from the coding sequence ATGATTTTGCAGGGTTCTTTTTTTTCAACCTATCTTGAAATGGAAACAGGGCTTTCAATCTATTTACCCAACAAAGCCCTTGGTTCCCAGGCGCATAAAGTAATATATCTACTGCATGGATTATGTGGCAATAATGCAGACTGGCTGAACTATACCATGCTTCCTGTATTCGCTGAGCGCTATGATGCAATATTCATCATGGGCGAAGTAGGCAGAAGTTTTTATACTGATATGCAGTATGGACAAAAGTATTTTTCCTATTATGCAAAGGAACTCCCTCAAGTAGTAAAGAATGTTTTCAATATAAGCGCAAAACGTGAAGACACTTTTGCAATTGGAGCCTCAATGGGAGGTTACGGAGCCTTGAAATTAGCCTTTTCGAATCCTGGCGAGTATGGCGGCTGTGCAGCTTTTTCCCCTGCATGCCTATTTCTCAAGGAAGGGCTTGGAATTATGGAAAACAATACTTCCGAACAAAACAACCAATTGTTCGGGAAACAGTTGGTACAAGATTTCCAGGCAATCTTTGGCCAGGATTTTTGCTCTAAACCAGAATTCGAGCTCACAGAGCTTGCACAAAGGGCATTTCTAAAAGGGGAAAGCCCTTCCCTCTATCTATCTTGTGGAACTGAAGATTCTTTTCTGGAAGAAAACAGACGATTCAACAATGTTCTACATACAATGGGATCTCCCTGTACTTTCGAAGAAAGAACAGGGGAACATAACTGGATCTTTTTCAACCAAGCTTTGGAAAAAGCCCTGGAGTTCTTCTTCCCCATACAAGAGACCTAG
- a CDS encoding homoserine O-succinyltransferase: MPVKTCGGLPAVQTLTEENIFVMTSERAVSQDIRPLRIAILNLMPTKVATETQLLRLIGNTPLQVETTFLCTATYQSQNTQLSYLKTFYQTFADVQSQQFDGLLVTGAPVETKEFAEVQYWEELTKILAWAETNVYASLFICWGAQAALHTYYGLEKHPLKKKLFGIFPHSVLQPKNKLVRGFDDTFFAPHSRHTTVFTEDVHAIEDLEVLSVSKEAGLYLAASKDGRKVFVTGHSEYDDLTLDNEYRRDLEAGKNPSLPRNYYPDNDSSRAPTVCWRSHANLLFSNWLNYFVYQETPFDIEKLPEKTKARQPCNF; the protein is encoded by the coding sequence ATGCCAGTAAAAACATGCGGAGGCCTTCCTGCCGTCCAAACATTAACTGAGGAAAATATCTTTGTCATGACCAGTGAACGGGCTGTTTCCCAGGACATCCGACCGCTGAGAATTGCCATCTTGAATCTCATGCCCACCAAGGTTGCAACAGAGACCCAGCTCCTCCGACTGATTGGGAACACCCCTTTGCAGGTAGAGACAACGTTCCTCTGCACAGCAACCTACCAGAGCCAAAACACGCAGCTTTCCTACCTCAAAACGTTCTACCAGACCTTTGCCGATGTACAATCCCAGCAGTTCGATGGGTTGCTAGTAACCGGTGCCCCGGTAGAGACCAAAGAATTTGCCGAGGTCCAGTATTGGGAGGAACTTACTAAAATCCTTGCGTGGGCGGAAACCAATGTCTATGCCTCTCTTTTTATCTGCTGGGGGGCCCAGGCAGCCCTCCATACATACTATGGATTGGAAAAACATCCTTTGAAAAAGAAACTCTTCGGCATATTCCCCCATTCGGTTCTCCAACCAAAGAATAAACTGGTGCGGGGATTCGATGACACTTTCTTTGCACCCCATAGCAGGCATACCACTGTCTTCACCGAAGATGTCCATGCCATCGAAGACCTTGAGGTGTTGAGCGTTTCAAAAGAGGCTGGGTTATATCTGGCAGCAAGCAAGGATGGTCGGAAGGTATTTGTAACCGGTCATAGCGAATATGATGACCTGACTTTGGACAATGAGTACCGCAGGGATCTTGAAGCGGGGAAAAACCCTTCCCTGCCCCGTAACTATTATCCAGACAATGATAGTTCCCGAGCCCCTACGGTTTGTTGGCGATCACATGCCAATCTCTTGTTCAGTAACTGGTTGAACTATTTCGTGTATCAGGAAACCCCTTTCGATATTGAAAAATTGCCAGAGAAAACAAAAGCCCGGCAACCCTGCAATTTCTGA
- the recQ gene encoding DNA helicase RecQ: MPGNSLSIVRAKKILKTVFGYDSFRDNQKEVISAILSGRDVFTSMPTGGGKSLCYQIPAVMFEGLTVVISPLIALMKDQVDDAVSKGIAASFLNSSLESKEITEIYARLHRNEIKLLYISPERLAIDGYLQWLQTLNISFFAIDEAHCLSEWGHDFRPDYLSLAQIRDAFPTVPLAGFTATATQQVQDDIIRILKMRDPLTVRASFNRKELYYEVRQKTEILSQIADFIKLHSEESGIVYRISRKDVEKTAAYLKTQGIKALYYHAGLSREERAKNQDLFNNDKADVIVATIAFGMGIDKSNIRYVIHGDLSKNMEGYYQETGRAGRDGLASDCIMFFGAGDVARQQYFIEQIEDPAEQEKAKASLNRIVRFATVQVCRRKQILEYFGEAHEGNCKSCDVCNNVSKKVEATQDARMILSAMARTNEGFGAGHIIDIVWGADTEKVRSNNHQALKTFSVGKDKPKKWWRGIVEEMIGQQIVYQDSERFNILRMTASGRKVLLGQELFYVSEATVATKKEIPGKNHGSDFLGFTDEVLLKKLKHVRSELAQEHKVPPYIIFSDKTLTEMAGLKPETSSQFLSVSGVGEKKLEAYGSYFLQAIKEYNKEA; the protein is encoded by the coding sequence TTGCCAGGAAATTCTCTTTCTATCGTTCGGGCCAAGAAGATTCTCAAGACAGTCTTTGGCTATGATTCTTTTCGGGATAACCAAAAAGAGGTCATATCTGCCATCCTTTCAGGGCGTGATGTGTTTACGTCCATGCCCACAGGGGGTGGAAAAAGCCTGTGCTACCAGATACCCGCTGTGATGTTCGAGGGGCTGACAGTCGTCATCAGCCCATTGATTGCCTTAATGAAGGACCAGGTCGATGATGCCGTCTCCAAGGGCATTGCCGCATCTTTCTTGAACAGCAGTCTTGAAAGCAAAGAGATAACTGAGATTTATGCCCGGCTCCACCGAAATGAAATCAAACTGCTATACATCTCCCCCGAGCGATTGGCAATCGATGGATACCTGCAATGGCTGCAAACGCTCAATATCTCCTTCTTTGCCATCGACGAAGCCCATTGCCTCAGTGAATGGGGACACGATTTCCGGCCTGACTATTTATCTTTGGCTCAAATTCGTGATGCCTTCCCAACGGTTCCGCTGGCAGGTTTTACGGCAACCGCCACCCAGCAGGTACAGGATGATATCATCCGTATCCTCAAGATGCGGGACCCTTTGACAGTCAGGGCTTCTTTCAACCGTAAGGAGTTGTATTACGAAGTTCGCCAGAAAACCGAAATATTGTCACAGATAGCAGATTTCATCAAACTCCATAGTGAAGAATCGGGCATCGTGTACAGAATCAGCAGAAAAGATGTAGAGAAAACCGCAGCATATCTAAAAACCCAAGGGATAAAGGCGCTCTACTACCATGCAGGCCTTAGCAGGGAAGAACGGGCAAAGAACCAAGACTTGTTCAACAATGACAAAGCCGATGTCATCGTAGCCACGATAGCCTTTGGCATGGGTATAGACAAAAGCAATATCCGCTATGTCATCCATGGTGATCTTTCGAAAAACATGGAGGGGTATTATCAGGAAACTGGCAGGGCCGGCCGTGATGGGCTTGCCTCCGATTGCATTATGTTCTTCGGAGCAGGGGATGTTGCCAGACAACAATACTTCATTGAGCAGATCGAGGACCCTGCAGAACAGGAAAAAGCAAAAGCAAGCCTCAATCGTATTGTTCGGTTTGCAACCGTGCAGGTCTGTCGACGAAAACAAATTCTTGAGTATTTCGGGGAGGCCCATGAGGGAAACTGTAAAAGCTGTGATGTCTGCAACAATGTATCGAAAAAAGTCGAGGCTACCCAGGATGCCCGCATGATACTTTCGGCAATGGCAAGAACCAATGAAGGATTCGGGGCAGGACACATCATTGATATCGTCTGGGGTGCAGACACGGAAAAGGTTCGAAGCAATAACCATCAGGCACTCAAGACCTTTTCTGTAGGAAAGGACAAACCAAAGAAGTGGTGGCGGGGTATCGTAGAGGAAATGATCGGACAGCAGATAGTGTATCAGGACAGCGAACGCTTCAATATACTTCGCATGACTGCCTCAGGCAGAAAAGTGTTGTTGGGTCAAGAGCTTTTCTACGTCAGCGAGGCAACGGTAGCAACCAAGAAAGAAATACCTGGGAAAAACCATGGCAGCGACTTCCTTGGTTTTACTGACGAAGTCCTGTTAAAAAAGTTGAAGCACGTTCGCTCTGAACTGGCCCAGGAGCATAAGGTACCGCCGTATATCATTTTCTCGGACAAAACCCTGACTGAAATGGCAGGCCTCAAGCCAGAAACCTCTTCCCAGTTCCTCTCCGTCTCTGGTGTCGGGGAGAAGAAACTGGAAGCCTACGGTTCATACTTTTTGCAGGCAATCAAAGAATATAACAAAGAGGCATGA
- a CDS encoding cation:proton antiporter: MLQLSQLFIIIIAGGYLSGKLFSKMKFPSILGMVLFGIACSFFLTPYTPSVLWDITPFLKSFALIVILLRAGLGLKKSTLKKVGKTAIAMSFIPCLTEGASLLFLFHFFFGFSWQVSGLTGFMLAAVSPAVVVPSMLDIQSKISEEQQIVPTIILAGASVDDVFAITLFSVFLGLARSGSVHIIKSILSIPISIAIGITAGIAIGLLLTLLFKKHYTDIRATEKTLILLVCGSFLVQVGDTFHFAALVGLMTIGFILLEKFEPAAHELSAKLSKIWIFAEITLFVIIGYSVDITTVSQAGLKSAAVILLGLVFRSLGVLLATSFSTLNWKQRLFCMIAYIPKATVQAALGGVALSYGLAEGQQILAIAVVSILMTAPLGLFGIRFFGPRLLKEGSPRAKEEKLPVSRLTESGTTVQ; the protein is encoded by the coding sequence ATGTTGCAACTTTCCCAGCTATTTATCATCATTATCGCCGGTGGGTATCTATCGGGAAAATTGTTTTCCAAAATGAAATTCCCTTCCATCCTGGGCATGGTCCTTTTCGGGATTGCCTGTTCTTTCTTCCTTACCCCCTATACTCCGTCTGTCCTCTGGGACATTACCCCTTTCCTAAAATCCTTTGCCCTCATTGTCATACTGCTCCGTGCAGGTCTCGGTCTAAAAAAAAGCACGCTTAAAAAGGTGGGAAAGACCGCGATCGCCATGTCTTTCATCCCCTGCCTTACCGAAGGGGCATCCTTGCTTTTCCTATTCCATTTCTTTTTTGGTTTTTCCTGGCAAGTCTCTGGCCTGACAGGTTTTATGCTTGCCGCGGTTTCCCCTGCAGTGGTGGTTCCCTCCATGCTTGATATACAAAGCAAAATATCGGAAGAGCAACAGATAGTCCCAACCATTATCCTCGCAGGAGCTTCGGTTGATGATGTTTTCGCCATTACGCTGTTTTCGGTGTTTCTCGGACTTGCACGTAGTGGCAGTGTACATATTATCAAATCGATTCTCTCCATACCCATTTCCATAGCCATAGGGATTACTGCCGGGATAGCCATTGGTTTGCTTTTGACACTGTTGTTCAAAAAACACTATACGGATATCAGGGCAACTGAAAAAACCCTTATCTTGTTGGTTTGCGGATCTTTTCTCGTACAGGTTGGCGACACCTTCCACTTTGCAGCCTTAGTGGGTTTGATGACCATAGGTTTTATCTTGCTTGAGAAATTTGAGCCGGCTGCCCATGAATTGTCAGCAAAGCTTTCAAAGATATGGATCTTTGCAGAAATCACGCTCTTTGTCATTATCGGATATTCTGTTGATATCACCACGGTGTCTCAGGCGGGGTTGAAAAGTGCCGCTGTCATTTTATTGGGATTGGTTTTCAGGTCCCTTGGGGTACTGCTCGCTACAAGCTTTTCCACCTTGAATTGGAAACAACGGCTCTTCTGCATGATAGCCTATATCCCCAAAGCAACGGTACAGGCAGCCCTTGGAGGGGTTGCCCTCAGCTATGGTCTAGCAGAGGGACAACAAATTCTGGCAATTGCAGTGGTCTCCATCCTAATGACAGCCCCTTTGGGTCTTTTTGGCATACGTTTTTTCGGACCTAGATTGCTCAAGGAAGGAAGTCCCAGAGCCAAGGAAGAGAAACTACCGGTCTCTAGATTGACAGAATCTGGAACTACCGTACAATAA